DNA from Bdellovibrionales bacterium:
GATTTGGTTGCTGTAAGAAAGAGTGCTGAGTGTAGAGTACGCGCTAGTGTTTCTATACTTAACCAGATATTCCCCCGCGAATACCTGAGTAGAAACTAGCAACGCGCTCACGAATAAAATGCGTTTCATAGTAGATCCCTCCGTGGTTGGAAAAAATCATAGTCAGACTTACTAATCGAAATACAGCAAAATCTTTTAAGAATCTTAATTTTATGACACACAAAGCAACAGTTGAAAGTGGAACAACTCTCTACAACAATCCTTGGCCATGACATTAATACAAGCCGTTATTCTCGCTATTGTTGAAGGATTGACAGAGTTTTTACCTATTTCATCGACGGGTCACATGGTTTTGACCTCCTATATGATGGGCATTCAGGAAAATGACTTTGTTAAAAGTTTTGAAGTCATCATTCAGTTCGGGGCCATTTTGGCCGTCCTTGTTGTCTATTGGCGGCGATTCCTCCCCCACTGGAGCTTCTATAAGAAACTCTTCGTGGCTTTTTTGCCAACGGCCGTCATCGGATTTATTGTCAAAGACTACGTCGACATTCTCCTCGGCAGCGCTCAAGTGGTTGCGTGGTCGTTTATTATCGGCGGTATTATTCTTATCCTTACGGACAAATACTTTGCGCACTTGAATCACGAGGGCCGCAAAACCGATCAGCTGACATATAAAGACAGTGTGTTCCTCGGACTTTTCCAGTCCATCGCGATGATTCCAGGTGTGTCTCGCTCCGCAGCAACTATTATTGGCGGCCTCAGCCTCGGCATGAACCGCAAAGAGGCGGCGGAGTTTTCATTCTTCCTGGCCGTGCCGACTTTAGCGGCCGCCACTCTTTATAAGACGTTGAAACTTTACAAGACCATCGAGTCGTCGCAAATTTCACTGCTTCTCATCGGCAACATCATTGCATTCTGTGTGGCCATTATTGCGATCAAATCCTTCATTCGTTTTCTGTCGAGTCATGGCTTTAAATATTTCGGTTACTATCGTATTGTGATGGGCATCATTTTCTTGGTGATGATCTACTCAGGA
Protein-coding regions in this window:
- a CDS encoding undecaprenyl-diphosphate phosphatase, which codes for MTLIQAVILAIVEGLTEFLPISSTGHMVLTSYMMGIQENDFVKSFEVIIQFGAILAVLVVYWRRFLPHWSFYKKLFVAFLPTAVIGFIVKDYVDILLGSAQVVAWSFIIGGIILILTDKYFAHLNHEGRKTDQLTYKDSVFLGLFQSIAMIPGVSRSAATIIGGLSLGMNRKEAAEFSFFLAVPTLAAATLYKTLKLYKTIESSQISLLLIGNIIAFCVAIIAIKSFIRFLSSHGFKYFGYYRIVMGIIFLVMIYSGVELKL